One region of Chryseobacterium muglaense genomic DNA includes:
- a CDS encoding enoyl-CoA hydratase-related protein gives MTYENILLKKDEKTAVITINRPESLNALNAQTIKEISAVLDELQSDNEVRVIILTGSGEKSFVAGADIKEFSNFNQEKAEELARNGQNILFDKIENLSKPVIAAVNGFALGGGLELAMSCHIRYASDNARLGLPEVTLGLIPGYGGTQRLPKLVGKGIANEMIFSAKMIPAQKAKEIGLVNEVFPIGELLSKTEELAKVIANNSPMAISRAIKATNLSDTDKGFEAEIKYFGELFDLEDKQEGVSAFMEKRKPSF, from the coding sequence ATGACTTACGAAAATATACTGCTAAAGAAAGACGAAAAAACGGCTGTAATTACAATCAACAGACCTGAAAGTTTAAATGCATTAAATGCACAAACTATAAAAGAAATCAGCGCTGTGTTAGACGAATTACAATCAGACAATGAGGTGAGAGTAATTATTTTAACCGGAAGCGGAGAAAAATCATTCGTTGCTGGTGCAGATATAAAAGAATTTAGTAACTTTAATCAGGAAAAAGCAGAAGAGTTGGCCAGAAACGGACAAAACATTCTTTTTGACAAGATAGAAAATCTGTCTAAACCTGTAATTGCTGCAGTAAATGGCTTCGCTTTAGGCGGAGGTTTAGAATTAGCAATGTCGTGTCATATCAGATATGCATCAGATAATGCGAGACTTGGTCTTCCTGAAGTAACTTTAGGTCTTATTCCTGGGTATGGAGGAACCCAAAGGCTTCCAAAATTAGTAGGAAAAGGAATTGCTAATGAAATGATTTTTTCAGCAAAAATGATTCCTGCACAAAAAGCAAAAGAAATTGGTTTGGTAAATGAAGTTTTCCCAATAGGTGAGCTTCTTTCTAAAACAGAAGAACTGGCAAAAGTAATCGCCAACAATTCACCAATGGCAATTTCCCGCGCTATTAAAGCAACTAATCTGTCTGATACTGATAAAGGTTTTGAAGCTGAAATTAAATATTTTGGCGAGCTTTTTGATTTAGAAGACAAGCAAGAAGGAGTTTCAGCTTTTATGGAAAAAAGAAAGCCAAGCTTCTAA
- a CDS encoding catalase, translating to MDNKKLTTGSGAPYYEHQDSQTVGARGPVLLQDFILQENLAHFVRERIPERIVHAKGSGAYGKFTVTHDISKYTKAKLFSQVGNSCKMFARFSTVGGEKGSADTARDPRGFALKFYTEDGNWDLVGNNTPVFFIKDAKKFPDFIHTQKRVPKTNLKSATMMWDFWSLNPESLHQVLILMSDRGTPYGFRHMHGFGSHTFSMINDKNERVWVKFHFKTKQGIKNFNDADATKMAGENPDFAQEDLCNAIDNGDFPKWTMYIQVMTEEQAKEFRWNPFDITKVWFQADFPLIEVGEMELNEVPVNYFAHVEQSTFSPSNLINGISFSPDKMLQGRLFSYPDAHRYRVGVNAHHLEVNKCPFAVNNYQRDGFMADSSGYQDKPNYHPNSFDDIQPDSSYKNFEYELDSNHVANFNRNENDDDHYTQPGLLYTKAMSQEDREHLVNNIIGSMKGIDGPKKDEIINRQLCHFFRANIELGMKVASSLSVNIDANMMNHSK from the coding sequence ATGGATAATAAAAAATTAACGACAGGCAGCGGAGCACCTTATTATGAACATCAGGATTCTCAAACAGTCGGAGCAAGAGGTCCGGTATTGTTACAGGATTTTATCTTACAGGAAAACCTTGCTCATTTTGTAAGAGAAAGAATTCCCGAAAGAATTGTTCATGCTAAAGGAAGTGGAGCTTATGGAAAATTTACAGTCACTCATGACATCTCAAAATATACAAAGGCCAAATTATTTTCTCAGGTAGGAAATTCTTGTAAAATGTTTGCCCGTTTCTCTACCGTTGGTGGCGAAAAAGGAAGTGCAGACACAGCAAGAGATCCTAGAGGATTTGCTTTAAAATTCTATACAGAAGATGGAAATTGGGACTTAGTAGGAAACAACACGCCTGTTTTTTTTATTAAAGACGCTAAAAAGTTCCCGGATTTTATACATACTCAAAAAAGAGTTCCAAAAACTAATTTGAAAAGTGCTACCATGATGTGGGATTTCTGGAGTTTAAATCCCGAATCTTTACACCAAGTCCTTATTCTAATGTCAGATAGAGGTACGCCTTATGGTTTTAGACATATGCACGGTTTTGGTTCTCACACTTTTTCGATGATTAATGATAAGAATGAAAGAGTTTGGGTAAAATTTCATTTTAAAACAAAACAAGGCATCAAAAACTTCAATGATGCAGATGCTACGAAAATGGCAGGAGAAAATCCTGATTTTGCACAGGAAGACCTTTGCAACGCAATAGATAATGGTGATTTCCCAAAATGGACGATGTATATCCAGGTAATGACCGAAGAACAGGCAAAAGAATTCAGATGGAATCCTTTTGATATAACTAAAGTGTGGTTTCAGGCAGATTTCCCTTTAATTGAAGTTGGAGAGATGGAACTGAATGAAGTTCCTGTCAATTATTTTGCTCATGTAGAACAATCTACTTTCTCACCAAGTAATTTGATTAACGGAATTAGTTTTTCACCCGACAAAATGCTTCAGGGAAGATTATTCTCTTACCCGGATGCTCATCGTTATAGAGTTGGCGTAAATGCTCATCATCTTGAAGTTAACAAATGCCCGTTCGCCGTCAACAATTACCAAAGAGATGGTTTTATGGCTGACTCAAGCGGATATCAGGATAAGCCCAACTATCACCCAAACAGTTTTGATGATATCCAACCAGATTCTTCTTATAAAAATTTCGAATACGAATTAGACAGCAATCACGTTGCTAATTTCAATAGAAATGAAAATGACGATGATCACTACACTCAACCCGGACTTTTATATACAAAAGCAATGAGCCAGGAAGACAGAGAACATCTGGTAAACAATATCATAGGAAGTATGAAAGGAATTGATGGACCTAAAAAAGACGAGATTATAAACCGTCAATTATGCCATTTTTTCAGGGCAAACATTGAGCTTGGCATGAAAGTGGCATCTAGTTTAAGTGTCAATATAGACGCCAACATGATGAATCATTCAAAGTAA
- a CDS encoding LysR substrate-binding domain-containing protein, protein MNIQQLEYLIAVDKYKHFGKAAQACFITQPTLSAMIQKFEDELDVKVFDRTTHPIRTTDVGLQIIDQAKVIIEAVNELKNKANLLNNILGGTINLGIIPTVSSFILPTEIFHFLQDNPKVQMNVKEMTTDNIIKALKAGELDAGIISTPYDNANEFYQDFLFNEELMIYSSDTEANKKNTFIVPEELNVEKVWLLEEGNCLRNQFENICHLKENTLKPKNLDFLASNIQTLVHMVDKVGGISILPELALNQLSEEQKGKVYRFKKPFPYREIKIIYYKPTFKQKIIDELSSFIKASLETKLNFHNAPKDFVSIKPQ, encoded by the coding sequence ATGAACATTCAGCAATTGGAATATCTTATCGCTGTAGATAAGTATAAGCATTTTGGTAAAGCCGCTCAAGCGTGTTTTATTACTCAGCCAACATTAAGTGCAATGATACAGAAGTTTGAAGATGAGCTGGATGTAAAGGTTTTTGACAGAACAACTCATCCAATCAGAACCACTGATGTAGGACTGCAAATAATAGACCAAGCTAAAGTAATTATTGAGGCTGTAAATGAGCTTAAAAACAAGGCTAATTTATTAAATAATATTTTAGGAGGAACCATTAACTTGGGGATTATTCCAACTGTTTCGTCGTTTATTTTGCCTACAGAAATTTTCCATTTTTTGCAAGATAATCCTAAGGTTCAGATGAATGTAAAGGAGATGACGACGGATAACATTATCAAAGCTCTGAAAGCCGGAGAATTGGATGCCGGAATTATTTCTACGCCTTATGATAATGCCAACGAATTTTATCAGGACTTCTTATTTAATGAAGAATTGATGATTTACAGTTCAGATACAGAAGCGAACAAGAAAAATACATTTATCGTTCCAGAAGAATTAAATGTAGAAAAAGTATGGCTTTTAGAAGAAGGCAACTGTCTTAGAAATCAGTTTGAAAATATCTGTCATTTAAAGGAAAATACTTTGAAACCTAAAAATCTAGATTTCTTAGCATCAAATATTCAGACTTTGGTACATATGGTTGACAAAGTGGGCGGAATCAGTATTTTACCTGAATTAGCTTTAAATCAACTTTCAGAAGAACAAAAAGGCAAGGTTTACAGATTTAAAAAGCCTTTCCCTTACAGAGAAATTAAAATCATTTATTATAAGCCTACTTTCAAGCAAAAAATCATTGATGAGTTGAGTTCATTTATAAAAGCATCTTTAGAAACGAAGCTTAATTTTCATAATGCACCAAAAGATTTTGTAAGCATTAAACCTCAATAA
- the metK gene encoding methionine adenosyltransferase, with protein sequence MSYLFTSESVSEGHPDKIADQISDALIDNFLAYDKTSKVACETLVTTGQVVLAGEVKSDAYLDVQTIAREVINGIGYTKGEYMFNGDSCGVISAIHEQSPDINQGVDRVVADETFETKANAQGAGDQGMMFGYATNETANYMPLALDLAHTILKELSAIRREDSEIKYLRPDAKSQVTIEYSDDHKPVRIDSIVVSTQHDDFAAEEEMLNKIREDIKTILIPRVVALQTEEIKALFNDQIKYHINPTGKFVIGGPHGDTGLTGRKIIVDTYGGKGAHGGGAFSGKDPSKVDRSAAYATRHIAKNLVAAGVADEVLVQVSYAIGVAEPCGLYINTYGTSKVAINDGEIAKKVSTVFDLRPYAIEQNLKLRNPIYQETASYGHMGREHFVADKTFNKGHKNELTLTDLEFFTWEKLDKVEEIKSAFGI encoded by the coding sequence ATGTCTTATTTATTTACATCTGAATCTGTTTCAGAAGGACATCCGGATAAAATTGCCGATCAGATTTCCGACGCACTTATCGATAACTTTTTAGCATACGACAAAACTTCAAAAGTAGCTTGTGAAACTTTGGTTACTACAGGACAGGTTGTTTTGGCAGGAGAGGTAAAATCTGATGCTTACTTAGATGTGCAGACTATTGCAAGAGAAGTAATCAACGGAATTGGTTATACAAAAGGGGAATATATGTTTAATGGTGATTCTTGTGGAGTAATTTCTGCAATTCACGAGCAGTCTCCGGATATCAATCAAGGTGTTGACAGAGTTGTTGCTGACGAAACTTTCGAAACTAAAGCAAATGCTCAAGGAGCGGGAGATCAGGGAATGATGTTTGGGTATGCTACTAACGAAACGGCAAACTATATGCCTTTAGCTTTAGATTTAGCACATACTATTCTTAAAGAACTTTCTGCAATCAGAAGAGAAGATTCTGAAATTAAATATCTTCGTCCGGATGCAAAATCGCAGGTTACCATCGAGTATTCTGATGATCACAAACCGGTAAGAATCGATTCTATCGTAGTTTCTACTCAGCATGACGATTTCGCAGCTGAAGAAGAAATGTTAAATAAAATCAGAGAAGATATTAAAACAATTTTGATTCCTAGAGTTGTTGCTTTGCAGACTGAAGAAATCAAAGCTTTATTTAATGATCAAATCAAATATCACATCAATCCTACAGGGAAATTCGTAATCGGAGGTCCTCACGGAGATACAGGTCTTACTGGAAGAAAGATTATCGTTGATACTTACGGTGGAAAGGGAGCTCACGGTGGTGGTGCTTTCTCTGGAAAAGATCCTTCAAAAGTAGACAGAAGTGCGGCTTATGCTACAAGACATATTGCTAAAAACCTAGTTGCTGCAGGTGTTGCCGATGAAGTTTTGGTACAGGTTTCTTACGCTATTGGGGTTGCAGAACCTTGTGGTTTGTACATTAATACATACGGAACTTCAAAAGTGGCTATAAATGATGGCGAAATTGCTAAAAAAGTATCTACTGTTTTCGATTTGAGACCTTACGCTATTGAACAAAATTTAAAATTAAGAAATCCTATCTACCAGGAAACTGCTTCTTATGGGCACATGGGAAGAGAGCATTTCGTTGCAGATAAAACCTTTAACAAAGGGCATAAAAATGAGTTGACTCTTACAGATTTAGAGTTCTTCACATGGGAAAAATTAGACAAAGTAGAAGAAATTAAATCTGCTTTCGGAATTTAA